A genome region from Pseudomonas helmanticensis includes the following:
- a CDS encoding MlaA family lipoprotein, producing the protein MRWSHPLAQLCVYAGLLLAPFATQAATEEDPWESVNRPIFQFNDFVDTYALKPLAQGYEFVTPQFVEDGIHNMFRNVGDVTNLANNVLQGKPAAAGVDTARLIFNTTFGLLGFFDVGTKMGLNRSDEDFGQTLGYWGVGSGPYVMLPLLGPSTLRDAPSKYVDSYTGMYRYINDVPARNSIFGLNIVDTRASLLSSEKLISGDKYTFIRNAYLQNREFKVKDGQVEDDF; encoded by the coding sequence ATGCGCTGGAGCCATCCGCTCGCTCAGCTTTGTGTCTATGCCGGCCTGTTGCTGGCGCCGTTCGCCACTCAGGCCGCAACGGAAGAAGACCCTTGGGAAAGCGTCAACCGTCCGATCTTCCAGTTCAACGACTTCGTTGATACCTACGCGCTGAAGCCTCTGGCGCAGGGTTATGAGTTTGTCACGCCGCAGTTTGTCGAAGACGGCATCCACAACATGTTCCGCAACGTCGGTGATGTCACCAACCTGGCGAACAACGTTCTGCAGGGCAAACCGGCCGCCGCTGGCGTCGACACGGCACGCCTGATCTTCAACACCACTTTCGGTCTGCTCGGTTTCTTCGACGTCGGCACCAAAATGGGCCTGAACCGCAGCGATGAAGACTTCGGTCAGACCCTCGGCTACTGGGGTGTCGGCAGCGGTCCGTACGTGATGCTGCCATTGCTCGGCCCAAGCACCCTGCGTGATGCACCGTCGAAATACGTCGACAGCTACACCGGCATGTACCGCTACATCAACGATGTGCCAGCGCGTAACTCGATCTTCGGCCTGAACATCGTCGACACCCGCGCCAGCCTGCTGTCGAGCGAGAAACTGATCAGCGGCGACAAATACACCTTCATCCGCAATGCCTACCTGCAGAACCGCGAGTTCAAGGTGAAGGATGGCCAGGTCGAAGACGATTTTTAA
- a CDS encoding HAD family phosphatase produces MSHAETLPIAAPSLTAVLFGLSGCLVDFGARARQQTPAASAHADATPGALESLHSLQRQQIPCAWLDDLPPTLAQPLSAALPAWIKSPQHSATINPWPAPNACWQALMDLNVSSLDGCVLVSGEPRLLQSGLNAGLWTIGLASCGSLCGLAPNEWQALSQKEREQLRGKATMQLFGLGVHSVIDHLGELDNCLADIRLRRLKGEKP; encoded by the coding sequence ATGTCACATGCCGAAACCTTGCCTATCGCTGCGCCCAGTCTGACCGCCGTGCTGTTCGGACTCAGCGGTTGCTTGGTGGATTTCGGCGCCCGCGCCCGGCAACAGACTCCCGCCGCGTCCGCACACGCCGATGCCACACCGGGTGCGCTCGAAAGCTTGCACAGCTTGCAGCGGCAGCAGATTCCCTGTGCCTGGCTCGATGACTTGCCCCCTACCCTCGCACAACCGCTGTCGGCTGCGCTGCCGGCCTGGATCAAATCACCGCAACATTCGGCAACAATCAATCCATGGCCGGCGCCCAACGCCTGCTGGCAAGCCTTGATGGATCTCAACGTCAGCAGTCTCGATGGCTGCGTCTTGGTCAGCGGCGAACCGCGCCTGCTGCAATCGGGCCTGAATGCCGGGCTGTGGACCATTGGCCTGGCGTCGTGCGGTTCGCTGTGCGGCCTGGCGCCAAACGAGTGGCAGGCCCTGAGCCAGAAAGAACGCGAGCAACTGCGCGGCAAGGCCACGATGCAGCTGTTCGGGCTCGGCGTACATTCGGTGATCGATCACCTGGGCGAGCTCGACAACTGTCTCGCCGACATCCGCCTGCGCCGCCTCAAAGGCGAAAAGCCCTGA
- the rssB gene encoding two-component system response regulator RssB, with protein MPKTSATLLIIDDDEVVRASLAAYLEDSGFSVLQASNGQQGLQVFEQDKPDLVICDLRMPQMGGLELIRQVTELSPQTPVIVVSGAGVMNDAVEALRLGAADYLIKPLEDLAVLEHSVRRALDRARLLLENQRYREKLEKANRELEASLNLLQEDQNAGRQVQMNMLPESPWSIDEFKFAHQIIPSLYLSGDFVDYFRVDERRVAFYLADVSGHGASSAFVTVLLKFMTTRLLFESKRNGTLPEFKPSEVLGHINRGLISCKLGKHVTMVGGVIDEETGLLTYSIGGHLPLPVLYTPDSVRYLEGRGLPVGLFNEATYEDHVLELPPTFSLTLMSDGILDLLPEPTLKEKEAALPQRVKSAGGSLDGLRQVFGLATLGEMPDDIALLVLSRNL; from the coding sequence ATGCCAAAAACCAGTGCCACGCTGCTGATAATCGATGATGACGAAGTAGTGCGCGCGAGTCTCGCGGCCTATTTGGAAGACAGTGGTTTCAGTGTCCTGCAGGCCAGCAACGGCCAACAGGGTCTTCAGGTATTCGAGCAAGACAAGCCCGACTTGGTCATCTGCGATCTGCGCATGCCGCAGATGGGCGGTCTCGAACTCATCCGTCAGGTCACCGAGCTGTCGCCGCAAACGCCGGTGATCGTGGTTTCGGGTGCCGGCGTGATGAACGACGCGGTCGAGGCCCTGCGCCTGGGCGCGGCGGACTACCTGATCAAGCCTCTCGAAGATCTGGCCGTGCTCGAGCACTCCGTGCGCCGGGCCCTGGATCGTGCGCGCCTGCTGCTGGAAAACCAGCGCTACCGCGAGAAGCTGGAAAAGGCCAATCGCGAGCTTGAGGCGAGCCTGAACCTGCTCCAGGAAGACCAGAACGCCGGTCGCCAGGTGCAGATGAACATGCTGCCGGAAAGCCCGTGGAGCATCGACGAGTTCAAGTTTGCGCACCAGATCATCCCGTCGTTGTATCTGTCGGGTGATTTTGTCGACTATTTCCGTGTCGACGAGCGCCGGGTCGCGTTCTACCTGGCGGATGTATCCGGTCATGGCGCCTCTTCGGCCTTTGTCACCGTGCTGCTGAAGTTCATGACCACGCGCTTGCTGTTCGAATCCAAGCGCAACGGCACTTTGCCGGAATTCAAGCCTTCGGAAGTCCTTGGTCATATCAACCGGGGGCTGATCAGTTGTAAGCTGGGTAAACACGTCACAATGGTCGGTGGAGTCATCGACGAGGAGACCGGTTTGTTGACCTATAGCATCGGCGGCCATCTGCCGTTGCCTGTGTTGTACACGCCTGACAGTGTTCGTTATCTCGAAGGACGCGGTCTGCCGGTTGGCCTCTTCAATGAAGCCACCTACGAAGATCACGTGCTTGAGCTGCCGCCGACGTTCAGCCTGACGCTGATGTCGGATGGCATTCTGGATCTTTTGCCAGAACCTACGCTCAAAGAAAAAGAAGCCGCTTTGCCTCAACGGGTGAAGTCGGCGGGCGGCAGCCTGGATGGTCTGCGGCAAGTGTTTGGATTGGCCACGCTAGGGGAGATGCCGGATGATATCGCCCTGTTGGTGTTGAGCAGGAATCTTTAA
- the tal gene encoding transaldolase, translated as MTSKLEQLKQFTTVVADTGDFEAIARVKPVDATTNPSLLLKAAAIPAYAELLNACVSDCKGDVGLASDRFGVAVGQEILKVIPGRISTEVDARLSFDKDAVLKRAHRLIELYDKAGVGRDRVLIKIASTWEGIRAAEVLEKEGIQTNLTLLFSFAQAAACADAGVFLISPFVGRIYDWYKKANGNDYTGADDPGVQSVTRIYNYYKANDYKTVVMGASFRNLNQIEQLAGCDRLTISPDLIDKLAADTGKLERKLAPGHAGEARLNLNEAQFRWLSNEDAMATEKLAEGIRQFARDQEKLEALLQAKL; from the coding sequence ATGACTTCCAAGCTGGAACAACTCAAACAGTTCACCACCGTGGTTGCCGACACTGGCGACTTCGAAGCGATCGCCCGGGTCAAGCCGGTAGACGCCACCACCAACCCTTCGCTCCTGCTCAAGGCCGCGGCCATTCCGGCGTATGCCGAGCTGCTGAATGCTTGTGTCAGCGACTGCAAGGGTGATGTCGGCCTGGCCAGCGACCGTTTCGGCGTTGCGGTCGGCCAGGAAATTCTCAAAGTGATCCCGGGCCGTATTTCCACCGAAGTGGATGCGCGCCTGTCGTTCGACAAGGATGCCGTGCTGAAACGCGCGCATCGCCTGATCGAGCTGTATGACAAGGCCGGCGTTGGCCGCGACCGCGTCCTGATCAAGATCGCCTCGACCTGGGAAGGCATCCGCGCCGCCGAAGTGTTGGAAAAGGAAGGCATCCAGACCAACCTGACCCTGCTGTTCTCCTTCGCCCAGGCAGCCGCATGCGCTGACGCCGGGGTGTTCCTGATTTCGCCGTTCGTGGGCCGCATCTACGACTGGTACAAAAAGGCCAACGGCAACGACTACACCGGCGCTGATGATCCGGGCGTACAGTCGGTAACGCGCATCTACAACTACTACAAGGCCAATGACTACAAGACTGTGGTCATGGGCGCGAGCTTCCGCAACCTGAATCAGATCGAGCAGTTGGCGGGCTGCGACCGCCTGACCATCAGCCCGGACCTGATCGACAAGCTGGCAGCCGACACGGGCAAGCTGGAGCGCAAATTGGCTCCGGGCCACGCCGGTGAAGCGCGTCTGAACCTCAACGAAGCGCAATTCCGCTGGTTGTCCAACGAAGACGCGATGGCTACCGAGAAACTGGCTGAGGGTATTCGTCAGTTTGCCCGCGACCAGGAGAAGCTTGAGGCGTTGTTGCAGGCCAAGCTGTGA
- the rssC gene encoding anti-sigma factor antagonist RssC, producing the protein MSTGRIQFAEQDGTFVLKFVGEVRLTLCSALDATIEKIFTALNFNAIVIDLTETRSIDSTTLGLLAKLSILSRQKVGLLPTVVTTHDDITRLLQSMGFEQVFNIVNHPVPCPECLDDLPDQDQSEEVVRIKVLEAHKILMGLNDSNREAFHDLVNALERH; encoded by the coding sequence ATGAGTACCGGTAGAATCCAGTTCGCCGAGCAGGACGGCACCTTCGTCCTGAAGTTCGTCGGTGAAGTTCGCCTGACCCTGTGTTCGGCGTTGGATGCGACTATTGAGAAAATCTTCACCGCGTTGAATTTCAACGCGATCGTGATCGATTTGACCGAAACCCGCAGCATCGACAGCACGACGTTGGGCCTGTTGGCCAAACTGTCGATCCTGTCGCGGCAGAAGGTCGGCTTGTTGCCGACCGTCGTCACCACCCACGATGACATCACCCGTCTGCTGCAATCGATGGGCTTCGAGCAGGTGTTCAACATCGTCAATCACCCGGTGCCATGCCCCGAGTGCCTGGACGACCTGCCGGATCAGGACCAGTCGGAAGAAGTGGTGCGGATCAAGGTGCTCGAAGCACACAAGATCCTCATGGGGCTGAACGATTCCAATCGTGAAGCGTTCCATGATCTGGTGAATGCCCTCGAAAGACATTGA
- a CDS encoding PilZ domain-containing protein has product MSQTGRDYSEKRDFIRMRVDADVVLIHAGDQVSATCIDLSSSGMQVEAPRQFTVGDRLRVRIDSDHAALSGLEAETEVVWVKAQDGDSQRLGLSILAMK; this is encoded by the coding sequence ATGAGTCAAACCGGTCGGGACTACAGCGAAAAGCGCGATTTCATCCGCATGCGGGTCGATGCCGATGTCGTGTTGATTCATGCAGGCGATCAGGTTTCAGCGACCTGCATCGATCTGTCCAGCAGCGGCATGCAGGTCGAAGCACCGCGACAGTTCACGGTTGGCGACCGTTTGCGGGTGCGCATCGACTCCGATCACGCGGCGCTCAGCGGCCTCGAAGCGGAGACCGAAGTGGTCTGGGTCAAGGCGCAGGATGGCGACAGCCAGAGGCTCGGGCTGAGCATTCTTGCGATGAAATAG